In the genome of Pontibacter actiniarum, the window CAGGGAAATAGCTGCTATTCCATGATTCTGAACAATTTGAAACTCATTCATTCTTTCAACTTAACAATTTAGTATAATCAGGATGCCAACCTACAACTAAGCTATTTGCTAAGTAATGATAAGTACCGTTTGACAAAACATAATCAGTTGTCTGAACAGAACCTATCTTAACATTTTCATTTAGAGTCTCTAAAAGAATAAGTTGCCCCAAATCTTCATGACAATGATTATTCTTTTTGTTCTCTATCACCAAACGTTTAGAAATATGCTTCCAGCGTTTAGCAAGTTGCTTTTCCATTTCTTTTAGCTGATTCGGAGTGCAATAGCCCTTTTGAGATAAATAGGTTTTTCTAATCGAACTCCTGATGTAATCATGAATGGCATCAATAATTTCATCATCAGTACAATTAATAATTTGTAGCTGCCTGACATATCCAGAACCTCTTTCCGCTTCAGTATCGCCTATGCCAACTTTCGACACATCTATCACACTATCATTGAAAAGCTGTTCGGTTCTGGTTTTTATTGCATTGTTCTTTTGTCGTATAAAGGCATCTCTTTCTACAAGCCCAAGTTTCCTTTCTCTCCAAGCATCGACTACTTGGCTGTACACCCATCCATATAGTTCATTTATGATACCCTCAGCAAATTCATCATTATCCAGGTGTAGGTCAGAAATAAGCTGTTCACGTAAGGTAGTTCCAAACACTTTTGAACCATCTGCATAATTAATCTTTGATATCAATGCTGCAAGTTCTTTATCTGTAAAGGAGAGGACACTGTTGACCATTGTCTTCGTAGTTTCCGATGGGCTTTTTCCTGCTTCTCTAATTTTGTTGATGCATTCAATAATCTCATTTTCCTGCTGCGCATCTCCTATTTCTTTGGCTAAGGCTTTATCGTCTACTTTGTTTGTAACCATGTAGAAGGATGATTGATAAATATCAATTGCACCTTCTTTTATTGCTGTTAACCAAATGTTTAAAGTTTTCCAAAAATCTTTTCGAGAAGGGTGGAATGGATAAGAAGATGTAGAACTTTTATCTTGCTCGTATATCTTCTCACCAGAGATAAGAGTCAGAACAACGTCATCCTCGGTTTCAATACCAACTGTTGCACCTGCATCAGCTTTGGATAACCAAGATAAGGCTCGTTCTAATTGAAAGTAATAGCCTAATGCCTGACCTGGTGCAGCATGGTCTGTCAGTTTACTCATTTGTTTTAGATGTAGGAGGGAGCATTCAAGATGTTATCTGGTTTAAATACATTCGTAAAATACAAAAGTATTACCATCCTACAAATACAGTATATGTCTAATTACAGATTTTAAATTATAGTGATTAATTATAAACTGATAGGTACTGTTTAACAAAGACTAATATCTTGAATGAACTGTATACAGAAAAACAATCTAAATTGAGAAGTGGAAGTATGGAAGCAACATTCTCACTTCCATACTTCCACTTCCGTTTTAAAAGTTCTACTGCTCGGCACTATTCATGGACACCAGTTCCACTTCCACTGTGTAGCTGCTTAGAAAATATATTGTACCACCGAAATCAGCGATATCATATACACAAGCCTTCATGTCTAAGATATCATAAGTTTCAGGTTCTTTAACCTGGTCTAATGCATTTAGAACTTCCTCTACAAGTTTATCCTTAGCGCATAGTATACCGCATTTATGCATCATCTTAGGCTCTTTATTGAATCGGATATGGTAGGTAGCTGTGTCAGTTACATACTTATAAACATCATCTTCTAATTCTTGCTGTTCTTTCATAGTTCGGCTGTTTTAGAAGTATATATCCATTAAAAGGATGGCTGTGCTTCAGCATAGGCATACACAGTTTTTATATATAATCTATATAAAAATAGAAAATAGAATTATGCCAATATTCACAGAAGCACAAGTGGAGAAATACCTGGATGATTTTTTCCGCTCACTACCAGATAATAAACAGTATCAGGAGAGAGAAGTTGGAGCGGTTTATTTTGCGCTGCTGGATGACCAGTTTAAAGAAGAAATTGCCAATCCTATGTCAGATGTTAAGGAGTTGATTGAGCAGGCAGAAGAGTATATTAATATGAGAATAAACGGATGTTAATTAGTTAGAATTAGAAGGAAATCCTACCAGGCGTTATATGCTGCCTAAGTGTCATTTTAACGTGGTAGCCGAGTTTTAACACGAGTATATTCGTTTATAAACGGATAATACGGATACAATCGGATAGCTGAATTGCACCAGAACGCTAAAGCTTTTACCAGGAACAGTACGTTTTGAAACACTGTGCGCTATGTAAGAGCGGATAAATACTGCTTATTTGCTCAGTGATAGAAAGTTCTTTGTATAGAATCACCTTATATTGGGCGTTTTGCCTCTAAAAAGTGGTGGGAGAAATCTGATTTACCTGATTGTTTCTTATATTGTACAGTAGTGATATTGTGATGGAAGACCTCGAAACAGCCCCTAAAATGCAAGTTTCAGTATTAATAAAGAGCAGAACCACTTCCGTACATAGTGCAGATAACCGTCATAGTGACGTATATCCTATAGTTGGCAGGAATAAAAATTATAGAAAATGATTCAAGCAATCTTTGGTGGTATTTTTCTTGAGCATATCGGATTGCTTGTAAGGTGGTTAATTCTATGTATTATAGATACTGTAAGGGGAAAAGAACCTAAGTCTTTCAAAACAATAAAGAATAAATATAGGGGAATAACTGCCGATAGTGTTGCCTACGGTTTTGGCAATAAAGTCATAGGAACAGTTTTCTTATTGGTAGTGATTTTGGCAGTTTTCAAAGCTGAAAGTTTATTCCAAAACTGAAATAAAACTGCTGTGTTGCTACAGTCAGATAAAAAGTAAGAATAACTACTGCCAACAAAGCACAGGCATCACGTTCGGCTGATGCCTCACACATTGCCTGTACGAGACCGTTAGCACAAATAAGAACATCATAAACCATTAAAAATATTGAGATTTCTCCCCTTTATCCTTTTCATCATTGTCTTTGGTTGTCACAGCAAAACTGAGACTTCAAAAGATTTTCCAGAGATTCAAGGTAGAAAAAGTGCAGGTTATGTGGAGGCTTTAATGACACATTATAGAATCCAAGGGAAAATAAGTAAAGAGCAACTGCCACCTCCACCTGTTGGATATGCCTTTTTTACTGCAGGTGCGGCTTATGGAGAAGATACAGTACGGATACTTTTGGACACTGTAAAGGAATTAGTTGAACTAAGCGTACTTGCAAATCAACCCACGGATTCAATAACGATAGCTTCCATAGTTAAAGGTGATAGGTTGTTAAGGTTAAACCCTGAAGCTAAACAAAACGCTTCTGTTATAAAGCCTTGGGAAAGCTTAGACTCCATTACTCGGAGAGGGAAGGAATTTACTCTTGATTCATTATTTACTAAGAGTGGTATGCAGAAAAAAAACCTTGAACCCTCAAAACAAGCCTATCTAATTGATGCTCTTTCAAATTGGGGTCTATTGGTTTTTTGGGATGATTACAGTGGATTCTACAAAGTAAAAGAAGTAAAGCATATAATAGACTAAAAATTACATGTGCTAACCACGTGTAAACGCCAGCCACGGCCGACGGCCTCGCCGTCGTTTACACAAGAATCAAGAAGGGTGTACTGAACCATCACTGTTCTATTTGCCTGTAAGGATAGAATAAAAAACAAATAGCATAACCAAGTGCATAATATATGCTGCGGCTGCGCCTTGCCCACATTATAGCACTACACCGTTGCCAGTAATTGTAATCAATGAAAAAGTATAGACTGATAATACTCTTCGCTCTTCTCAACTGCTTGAATGGATATGCACAGCGAAGACAAATTCCAGATATACAAAGAACAAAAGCAGACAACATCCAATCTGATAGCATCAACTTGTCTCCAAACAGCGATTTCGAGAAAAAGGTAGGACTAAAACCCATTAACGAAACTTCAAACACAAATGAAGTTCGCTTTTATAAGCGGAATGAATTGAGTGGGACAAGGAATTTGAAAATAATTGCTGTTAAAGACTCTATTTGGACAGCAGTAGAGTATGCCGAACAGAATTATCCAATAAAAATAAAGAAGTATAGGCTCAAATCTGAGCAGGGGCAGTTAAGGTCATTAATGAGATTGCTGCTGAATCAAAACTTGGCTTATTTGCCCAACCAAAAAGAGCTTGAGCCAAAGATGAAGAAGTATACAGATACAATAAGGGGAAGAGCGGAGAAGAAGATAATAGTATCAGATGGGGAAAGCTATACTGTAGAATTCAAGATTGGAGATAACTTCAGAATTTACAGTTTCTATAATCCTAAAACCTATTCAGAGTTTTACGATGACGTGCAAGAATTGAAAGACTACGTTGCCATTGTTAACTTATTTGAAAATCAACTAAAAAGAGAATAACTTCTGGCAACAAAGTGCAGCCTTAACCCTTGCTACGCTACGGGCTTCGGCTGCACGAGTAACGTTGTATGGGATTGAAAGTATGAAAGAAATATTGAAACAGCTTTTCAAAGCCTTATCAATTTTAGCCTTTGTAGTTCTTGCAATAGCTATAATATTCTTCCTCTTTGCAATAAGCCAATTGACAGATGCTTGGCAATAATATCACAAGTAACTGATAGTCTTTTAAAAATCGACATGATTAAAGCAGATGGTTCTGTGGAAGTAAAGTATGATTATGAATATGAAATAGATGAAATCAGAGCCATTGCTTTTGAATCAGATTACTTCCTTTCTATGAAGTTGCTATGGCAAGACAAAATGAAGAACAACACCCTACAACCAAACCTATAAGTTAGCTACGCCACAGTACAACTTTATGGCTCAAGAGCGAGAAATGGAGTAATACTTTTGGAATCTAAACTGCCTTCAAGAAAAGTCAAGAAAAAACTTTAGCCAACAAAGTTCAGCTTTAACCCTTGCTATGCTTCGGGCTTTAGCTGCACGAGTAACGTTATATCCAGTTCGGCTATTGGTTTAGTTGGTTACTTCCTTTTTCATACCCTTTAGTACCTGCCAGTCATACCCTTTTTCCATGCTGAGACTCTTGAAAATGTGGAACCCGTATTCAGCCACAAGTATAATCTGCTTCTTGGAATCCTCTATGCTCATCCTGAGCGAGTATTGCTGGAAGTCCTCTTCAAAGGTAAAGTGATGTTCGAATAACTCTTTTTGGTATGCTGTGAAGTCTGCTCTTTTCTTATTTATCTTAAATGCGGAGTGGACTACTGCATGCCTGACATGGCTTATAACCTGATACCATTGGGAGATATTATACCTTCTCGGCTGTTCTGACTCGTTGAACCTTTCAGATAGTCGCTTAATAAGCTTAACGATATCAGCGTTGTTTTTGCCACGATATTTTCTGACCTTCTCCTTATAGTCATCCAGAGAAATGCATTTTTGATTTGCAATCTTGCCTGCTTTACAATATTCATCAGGGTTGTTGTACAGGTAAGCTGCGGTGATATCAAACAAAAAAGACTCAAGAACTTCATAGCAGGTAGCCACGCTTCTCATTCCTTCCCTGCTTATCAACGCTTCTACACTACCTGGTATATCTTTAACCTTTATCACGTCACGCTTACCCGTATGATAGAAAATCTTAAATCCATTATCAGAAGGACCAGTCAGGTCACCAATAGCTAAAGCTGTTCCCATTATACCTTCTTCGGGGTCTTTTCCTTCAAAACGCACTAACAAAGTCTTCTTCTGGTTTTTCAGATGCGTAGCCGTCTGATAGAACATGGAGTTGGTCAGAGATATGTTCTCCAAGAATGTATTTAA includes:
- a CDS encoding ABC-three component system protein → MSKLTDHAAPGQALGYYFQLERALSWLSKADAGATVGIETEDDVVLTLISGEKIYEQDKSSTSSYPFHPSRKDFWKTLNIWLTAIKEGAIDIYQSSFYMVTNKVDDKALAKEIGDAQQENEIIECINKIREAGKSPSETTKTMVNSVLSFTDKELAALISKINYADGSKVFGTTLREQLISDLHLDNDEFAEGIINELYGWVYSQVVDAWRERKLGLVERDAFIRQKNNAIKTRTEQLFNDSVIDVSKVGIGDTEAERGSGYVRQLQIINCTDDEIIDAIHDYIRSSIRKTYLSQKGYCTPNQLKEMEKQLAKRWKHISKRLVIENKKNNHCHEDLGQLILLETLNENVKIGSVQTTDYVLSNGTYHYLANSLVVGWHPDYTKLLS